In a genomic window of Helianthus annuus cultivar XRQ/B chromosome 10, HanXRQr2.0-SUNRISE, whole genome shotgun sequence:
- the LOC110884589 gene encoding magnesium-chelatase subunit ChlH, chloroplastic, whose product MASLVSTPFRLPTTKADQLSSISQKHYFLHSFLPKRTSHSRNPSLGVKCAVVGNGLFTQTTQEVRRIVPENNNGLPTVKIVYVVLEAQYQSSLSAAVRTLNKSNKFASYEVVGYLVEELRDENNYKSFCMDLEDANIFIGSLIFVEELALKVKAAVEKQRDRMDAVLVFPSMPEVMRLNKLGSFSMSQLGQSKSPFFQLFKNKKKSSAGFSDQMLKLVRTLPKVLKYLPSDKAQDARLYILSLQFWLGGSPDNLVNFVKMISGSYVPALRGADIQYSDPVVFLDTGIWHPLAPCMYDDVKEYLNWYDTRRDTNEELKNRNAPVVGLVLQRSHIVTGDDSHYVAVIMEMEAKGAKVIPIFAGGLDFSGPIEKYLVDPITKKPFVNSVVSLTGFALVGGPAKQDHPRAVEALMKLDVPYIVALPLVFQTTEEWLNSTLGLHPIQVALQVALPELDGGMEPIVFAGRDPRTGKSHALHKRVEQLCTRAIKWGDLKRKTKTEKRVAITVFSFPPDKGNVGTAAYLNVFASIFSVLQDLKRDGYNVEGLPATSAELIEDVLHDKEAQFSSPNLNIAYKMGVREYQQLTPYATALEENWGKPPGNLNSDGENLLVYGKQYGNVFIGVQPTFGYEGDPMRLLFSKSASPHHGFAAYYSYVEKIFKADAVLHFGTHGSLEFMPGKQVGMSDACFPDSLIGNIPNVYYYAANNPSEATIAKRRSYANTISYLTPPAENAGLYKGLKQLSELISSYQSLKDTGRGQQIVSSIISTARQCNLDKDVDLPDEGAEISSKERDLAVGKVYSKIMEIESRLLPCGLHVIGEPPSAMEAVATLVNIAALDRPEEGISSLPSILAETLGRQIEDVYRGSDKGILKDVELLKQITDASRGAVSAFVQRSTNSKGQVVDVSGKLTSILGFGLNEPWIQYLSDTKFYRADREKLRVLFQFLSECLKLVVMDNELGSLKQALEGKYVEPGPGGDPIRNPKVLPTGKNIHALDPQAIPTTAAMQSAMVVVDRLLERQKADNGGKFPETVALVLWGTDNIKTYGESLGQVLWMIGCRPVADSLGRVNRVEPVSLEELGRPRIDVVVNCSGVFRDLFINQMNLLDRAVKMVAELDEPLEQNYVRKHALEQAETLGVDVREAATRIFSNASGSYSSNVNLAVENSTWNDEKQLQDMYLSRKSFAFDSDTPGAGMSEKRKVFEMALSTAEATFQNLDSSEISLTDVSHYFDSDPTNLVGSLRKDGKKPSAYIADTTTANAQVRTLSETVRLDARTKLLNPKWYEGMLSSGYEGVREIEKRLTNTVGWSATSGQVDNWVYEEANTTFIKDEEMLNRLMNTNPNSFRKLLQTFLEANGRGYWDTSDDNIEKLRQLYSEVEDKIEGIDR is encoded by the exons ATGGCATCATTGGTGTCAACACCCTTTAGATTACCCACAACAAAAGCTGATCAGTTGTCTTCAATCTCTCAAAAACACTACTTTCTCCACTCATTTTTACCAAAGAGAACATCACATTCAAGAAATCCCAGTTTGGGTGTCAAGTGTGCTGTTGTTGGCAACGGTCTCTTCACCCAAACAACACAAGAAGTTCGACGAATTGTGCCCGAAAACAACAACGGTCTTCCAACGGTTAAGATCGTGTACGTTGTGTTGGAAGCACAGTACCAGTCATCGCTTTCCGCTGCGGTTCGGACCTTAAACAAGAGCAACAAGTTTGCTTCTTATGAGGTTGTGGGGTATCTGGTTGAAGAGCTTAGAGATGAGAACAACTATAAGAGCTTCTGTATGGACCTTGAAGATGCAAATATCTTCATTGGGTCTTTGATATTTGTGGAGGAATTGGCTTTGAAAGTGAAGGCTGCAGTGGAGAAGCAAAGGGACAGAATGGATGCGGTCTTGGTGTTCCCTTCAATGCCTGAGGTCATGCGGTTGAACAAATTGGGATCATTTAGCATGTCTCAACTTGGTCAGTCTAAAAGCCCATTCTTCCAGCTTTTTAAAAACAAGAAGAAGTCATCGGCTGGTTTTTCTGATCAGATGTTGAAGCTGGTCAGGACTTTGCCAAAGGTTTTGAAGTATTTGCCGAGCGATAAGGCGCAGGACGCTCGGCTTTACATCCTCAGTTTGCAGTTTTGGCTCGGTGGGTCTCCAGATAATCTTGTTAATTTTGTGAAGATGATTTCCGGGTCGTATGTCCCGGCTTTGAGAGGGGCGGATATCCAGTATTCGGACCCGGTTGTGTTTTTGGATACTGGGATATGGCACCCGTTGGCTCCGTGTATGTATGATGATGTGAAGGAGTATTTGAACTGGTATGATACAAGAAGAGACACCAATGAGGAGCTAAAGAATCGAAATGCTCCTGTTGTTGGGTTAGTTTTGCAAAGGAGTCATATTGTGACCGGAGATGACAGTCATTATGTGGCTGTGATTATGGAAATGGAGGCGAAGGGGGCGAAAGTGATTCCGATTTTTGCGGGTGGGCTTGACTTTTCGGGTCCGATTGAGAAGTATCTGGTTGACCCGATCACAAAGAAGCCATTTGTGAACTCTGTGGTGTCGTTGACTGGGTTCGCACTGGTGGGAGGGCCAGCAAAGCAGGATCATCCGAGAGCGGTTGAGGCACTGATGAAGCTTGATGTACCCTATATCGTGGCCCTGCCTTTGGTGTTCCAGACAACCGAAGAGTGGCTCAACAGCACTTTGGGACTTCACCCGATTCAGGTTGCTCTGCAGGTTGCGCTTCCGGAGCTTGATGGAGGCATGGAGCCTATCGTTTTTGCAGGACGTGATCCAAGAACAG GAAAATCACATGCTCTTCACAAGAGAGTAGAGCAGCTATGTACGAGGGCAATTAAATGGGGAGACCTGAAGAGGAAAACAAAG ACTGAGAAGAGGGTGGCGATTACCGTGTTCAGCTTCCCACCAGACAAAGGCAATGTCGGAACGGCTGCTTACCTGAACGTGTTTGCATCCATTTTCTCTGTTTTACAAGACCTCAAAAGAGACGGTTACAACGTGGAAGGACTTCCGGCCACTTCTGCAGAGTTGATTGAAGACGTTCTTCACGACAAAGAAGCTCAATTCAGCAGTCCGAACCTCAACATTGCTTACAAGATGGGAGTGAGAGAGTACCAGCAGTTAACTCCATACGCCACAGCATTAGAAGAGAACTGGGGAAAGCCACCAGGGAACTTGAACTCCGATGGTGAGAACCTTTTGGTTTACGGGAAACAATATGGAAATGTGTTCATCGGTGTCCAGCCCACTTTCGGGTACGAGGGTGATCCCATGAGGCTGCTTTTCTCCAAATCCGCTAGTCCACATCACGGCTTTGCAGCTTACTACTCTTATGTCGAGAAAATCTTCAAAGCCGATGCGGTTCTTCATTTCGGGACCCACGGGTCGTTGGAGTTCATGCCTGGGAAACAGGTCGGGATGAGCGATGCTTGTTTCCCTGACAGTCTCATTGGAAACATCCCGAATGTTTATTATTATGCCGCAAACAATCCTTCAGAAGCCACTATTGCCAAGAGAAGAAGCTATGCTAATACCATCAGTTACTTGACACCACCTGCAGAAAATGCTGGTCTTTACAAGGGTTTGAAGCAGCTGAGTGAGTTGATTTCATCTTATCAGTCTCTCAAAGACACGGGTCGTGGTCAACAGATCGTGAGCTCCATCATTAGTACAGCTAGGCAATGCAATCTTGACAAAGATGTTGACCTTCCCGATGAAGGAGCAGAGATTTCAAGCAAGGAACGTGATCTTGCTGTGGGAAAGGTCTACTCCAAGATCATGGAGATTGAGTCCAGACTGCTGCCATGTGGACTTCATGTTATCGGTGAGCCGCCATCCGCCATGGAGGCTGTTGCCACCTTGGTCAATATCGCCGCCTTGGACCGCCCAGAAGAAGGCATCTCGTCTCTTCCATCAATACTGGCTGAGACACTTGGTAGACAGATTGAAGATGTCTACAGAGGCAGCGATAAGGGgatcttgaaggatgtggagttATTGAAGCAGATCACAGATGCATCTCGTGGGGCGGTTTCAGCTTTCGTGCAGAGAAGCACCAACAGCAAGGGTCAAGTGGTTGATGTGTCGGGCAAATTGACTTCGATCCTTGGGTTTGGGCTTAATGAGCCATGGATTCAGTATTTATCTGACACCAAGTTCTACAGAGCTGACAGGGAGAAGCTTAGGGTTTTGTTCCAGTTCTTGAGTGAATGCTTGAAGCTCGTTGTAATGGACAACGAGTTGGGCAGCTTGAAACAAGCTTTAGAAGGCAAGTATGTTGAGCCCGGTCCAGGAGGTGACCCAATCAGGAACCCTAAAGTTTTACCAACCGGAAAGAACATACACGCTTTGGACCCACAAGCAATTCCAACCACAGCAGCGATGCAGAGTGCTATGGTGGTAGTGGATCGGCTGCTCGAGAGACAGAAGGCTGATAATGGAGGAAAGTTCCCAGAGACGGTTGCGTTGGTCTTGTGGGGAACAGACAATATCAAGACTTACGGTGAGTCCCTAGGTCAGGTTCTTTGGATGATTGGTTGTAGGCCGGTTGCAGACTCGTTGGGACGAGTCAACCGGGTGGAGCCTGTCAGTCTTGAAGAGCTCGGAAGGCCTAGAATCGATGTTGTTGTCAACTGCTCCGGAGTCTTCAGGGATCTCTTCATCAATCAG ATGAACCTCCTGGACCGGGCAGTGAAGATGGTTGCCGAGCTGGACGAACCATTGGAGCAAAACTACGTGAGAAAACACGCACTTGAGCAGGCTGAGACTCTTGGTGTCGATGTTAGAGAAGCTGCGACCCGTATCTTCTCCAATGCATCTGGCTCCTACTCATCAAACGTAAACCTTGCAGTCGAAAACTCAACATGGAACGATGAGAAACAGCTTCAAGACATGTATTTGAGCAGAAAGTCATTCGCATTCGACAGCGACACTCCTGGTGCCGGAATGAGCGAGAAACGAAAAGTTTTCGAGATGGCGTTAAGTACAGCCGAAGCCACTTTCCAAAACCTCGACTCATCAGAGATTTCATTAACCGATGTGAGCCATTACTTTGATTCCGACCCGACTAACCTTGTCGGGAGCCTACGGAAAGACGGGAAGAAACCAAGCGCCTACATTGCAGACACAACCACAGCTAACGCACAAGTGCGCACCCTCTCGGAGACGGTCCGTCTAGACGCACGCACAAAGTTACTGAACCCAAAATGGTACGAAGGGATGCTGTCAAGCGGTTACGAGGGCGTTCGTGAGATTGAGAAGCGGCTCACCAACACAGTCGGGTGGAGTGCAACTTCAGGGCAAGTCGACAACTGGGTGTACGAAGAGGCTAACACAACCTTCATTAAAGACGAGGAGATGTTAAACCGGCTAATGAACACCAACCCGAACTCCTTCAGGAAGTTGCTGCAGACATTCTTGGAGGCCAACGGACGAGGGTACTGGGACACGTCTGATGATAACATCGAGAAGTTAAGGCAGCTGTACTCGGAGGTTGAAGACAAGATCGAGGGCATCGATCGATAA
- the LOC110884590 gene encoding probable glycosyltransferase STELLO2: MGIKFDPMLVQQDRDSKPSNPKSSPLPTTLRSNRFSPSKSLDFSTWVSENLYKIVTIAVLIATVATVFFLRNVGDSAALLCFQSQTQQLETIHFPQINYNLIAPVVDKSSQFASFRSEQWIVVSVSGYPTDSVRKLVKIKGWQVLAVGNSKTPSDWSVKGAIFLSLEDQARLGFRVVDLLPYDSYVRKNVGYLFAIQHGAKKIFDADDRGEVIDGDIGKHFDVELVGESARQEVVLQYTHENPNRTVVNPYIHFGQRSVWPRGLPLENVGEIEHEEYYTEVFGGKQFIQQGISNGLPDVDSVFYFTRKPNLEPFDIRFDEHAPKVAFPQGTMVPTNSFNTLYHYSAFWGLMLPVSISSMASDVIRGYWAQRLLWEIGGYVVVYPPTVHRYDRIEAYPFAEEKDLHVNVGRLIKFLVSWKSDKHRLFEILLELSYAMAEEGFWTEKDLKFTAAWIQDLIAVGYLQPRLMTLELHRPRAAIGHGDRKDFVPQKLPSVHLGVEETGTVNYEIGNLIKWRKNFGNVVLIMFCNGPVERTALEWRLLYGRIFKAVVILSEKKNGELAVEEGHLDHLYKHLPKLFDRFSSAEGFLFLQDNTVLNYWNLVQADKTKLWITNKVSKSWTTVSLNGNNDWYGKQGEMVKKVVSSMPVHFQVSYKKHITSQDSHLTICSSEVFYIPRRLIDDFKDLVYLVGNLDIHQKVAIPMFFAAMDSTENFDSVFSTMVYKKKPPSNNTLSHYSPEAPAVHPLSVSSEPEFIKLIRIMAAGDPLLMELV, from the exons ATGGGCATCAAATTCGACCCAATGTTGGTCCAACAAGATCGCGATTCAAAACCCTCAAACCCCAAATCATCTCCACTCCCTACAACCCTTAGATCAAACCGATTCTCCCCATCAAAATCTCTAGATTTCTCCACATGGGTATCCGAAAATCTTTACAAAATTGTAACTATTGCTGTCCTAATCGCCACCGTCGCCACCGTGTTCTTCCTCCGCAACGTCGGAGACTCTGCAGCCCTGTTATGCTTCCAATCACAAACCCAACAGCTTGAAACCATTCATTTCCCCCAAATTAATTACAATTTGATTGCCCCTGTTGTTGATAAGAGTTCCCAGTTTGCAAGTTTtagatcagagcagtggattGTTGTTTCGGTGTCCGGTTACCCGACCGATTCGGTTAGGAAGTTGGTTAAGATTAAGGGGTGGCAGGTTCTTGCGGTTGGGAATTCGAAAACCCCGAGTGATTGGAGTGTTAAAGGTGCTATCTTTTTGTCTTTAGAGGATCAAGCTAggttagggtttagggttgttGATTTGTTGCCTTATGATTCTTATGTTAGGAAGAATGTTGGGTATTTGTTTGCGATCCAGCACGGTGCGAAGAAGATATTCGATGCTGATGATAGGGGGGAGGTGATTGATGGGGATATTGGGAAGCATTTTGATGTTGAGTTGGTTGGTGAGAGTGCTAGACAAGAGGTTGTGTTGCAGTATACTCATGAGAATCCGAATCGGACGGTTGTTAATCCGTATATTCATTTTGGTCAACGGTCGGTTTGGCCGAGAGGATTGCCGTTGGAAAATGTGGGTGAAATCGAGCATGAGGAGTATTATACTGAAGTCTTTGGTGGAAAGCAGTTTATCCAACAGGGGATTTCGAACGGGTTGCCTGATGTTGATTCGGTTTTTTACTTTACTAGGAAGCCGAATCTTGAACCCTTTGATATTCGGTTTGATGAGCATGCCCCTAAGGTTGCGTTTCCTCAAGGAACGATGGTGCCGACGAATTCTTTCAATACGCTGTACCATTATTCGGCGTTTTGGGGTTTGATGCTTCCGGTTTCCATAAGTTCGATGGCGTCTGATGTGATAAGAGGTTATTGGGCACAGCGTCTTTTGTGGGAAATCGGTGGGTATGTTGTGGTTTATCCTCCTACTGTGCATAGATACGATAGAATCGAAGCGTACCCGTTTGCAGAAGAGAAAGATCTTCACGTTAACGTCGGTCGTTTGATTAAGTTCTTGGTATCTTGGAAATCCGATAAACACAGATTATTTGAAATTCTATTAGAATTGAGTTATGCTATGGCTGAAGAAGGGTTTTGGACCGAAAAAGACTTAAAATTTACTGCTGCTTGGATACAAGATTTAATCGCGGTTGGTTATTTGCAGCCACGGCTAATGACACTAGAACTTCATAGGCCGAGAGCTGCCATTGGTCATGGAGACCGAAAGGATTTTGTACCGCAAAAGTTACCATCTGTTCATCTTGGAGTTGAGGAAACGGGAACAGTGAATTATGAAATTGGGAATTTAATTAAATGGAGAAAGAATTTTGGGAATGTTGTGCTTATAATGTTCTGTAATGGACCCGTTGAGCGTACGGCTCTTGAATGGAGATTACTGTATGGAAGGATATTCAAGGCTGTGGTTATCTTGTCGGAAAAGAAGAATGGTGAGCTTGCTGTCGAAGAAGGCCACTTGGACCACCTATACAA GCATCTTCCAAAATTGTTTGATAGATTTTCAAGTGCTGAAGGATTTTTGTTTCTTCAAGACAATACAGTTCTTAATTACTGGAACTTGGTCCAAGCAGATAAGACTAAGCTCTGGATAACAAACAAG GTGTCGAAATCTTGGACGACTGTTTCATTAAACGGGAACAATGATTGGTACGGAAAACAAGGAGAAATGGTGAAGAAAGTCGTGAGCTCTATGCCCGTTCATTTTCAAGTCAGTTACAAGAAACACATTACCAGCCAAGATTCACACCTCACAATCTGCAGCTCCGAGGTGTTTTACATTCCCAGGAGGCTTATCGACGACTTTAAAGATCTCGTATATCTCGTCGGAAATCTCGATATCCATCAAAAGGTTGCTATTCCCATGTTCTTTGCAGCAATGGATTCCACCGAGAATTTTGACTCTGTGTTTAGCACGATGGTGTATAAGAAAAAACCGCCTTCAAACAATACTTTGAGTCATTATTCTCCTGAAGCACCTGCGGTTCATCCGCTAAGTGTGTCGAGTGAGCCGGAGTTTATAAAGCTTATCAGAATAATGGCTGCAGGTGACCCTCTGTTAATGGAGTTGGTTTAA